The Hymenobacter sp. GOD-10R genome includes a window with the following:
- a CDS encoding DoxX family protein produces the protein MKQLLLCLMSLLYIATGINHFVHPSFYEAIMPSWLPWHGSLVLLSGICEVVLGLFLLPIATRRLAASLIILMLIVFLPVHIQLLVDAWQTQSPNLWIHILRIPLQFVLIWWAKQYTKQTGVFYVPTPIV, from the coding sequence ATGAAACAGCTCCTTCTCTGCTTAATGTCGCTGCTTTACATCGCGACCGGTATTAATCACTTTGTACATCCTTCCTTCTACGAAGCAATCATGCCCTCGTGGCTGCCCTGGCACGGCTCATTGGTGTTGCTGAGTGGTATTTGCGAGGTAGTGCTAGGCCTGTTTCTGCTGCCAATTGCTACCCGCCGTCTTGCCGCTAGCCTGATCATCCTGATGCTCATCGTTTTTCTGCCAGTGCATATTCAGCTGTTGGTAGATGCGTGGCAAACCCAAAGTCCCAACTTATGGATACATATCCTGCGAATTCCATTACAGTTTGTTCTTATCTGGTGGGCTAAGCAGTACACGAAGCAGACGGGTGTCTTCTATGTGCCGACCCCAATCGTATAA
- a CDS encoding NAD(P)H-quinone oxidoreductase encodes MKVIVVTEPGGPEVLRVQEKPIPSPAANQVLVRVHAAGVNRPDVFLRKGKYGGAPTQPGMVLGLEIAGEVVEVGAEVTRWQPNDAVCALVAEGGYAEYAVVDARHCLPVPAGWSFEEAASLPETVFTVWHNVFQKGQLTSGENFLVHGGSSGIGITAIQLAVALGAKVFSTAGGDEKCRACEELGATRCINYKTQDFEAELKGEGVDVILDMIGGDYIAKNIRLLRPDGRLEFINAMQGPTADINVLDIMARRLTISGSTLRPRSADFKAELAADIEKQVWPLLAAGKFKPMIYKVFPLSEAAEAHHLMESSAHIGKIMLRIE; translated from the coding sequence ATGAAGGTAATTGTAGTAACGGAGCCTGGCGGACCAGAAGTATTGCGTGTACAGGAGAAGCCGATACCTAGCCCTGCGGCTAACCAAGTCCTGGTCAGAGTGCACGCGGCTGGTGTGAACCGGCCAGACGTTTTTTTGCGCAAGGGTAAGTATGGAGGTGCCCCCACCCAGCCGGGCATGGTGCTCGGGTTGGAAATTGCAGGTGAAGTTGTGGAGGTTGGGGCGGAAGTAACTCGTTGGCAACCAAATGATGCCGTATGCGCGCTTGTTGCTGAAGGTGGCTACGCCGAATATGCCGTAGTTGATGCCCGCCACTGTTTGCCCGTGCCCGCGGGATGGAGCTTTGAGGAAGCGGCTTCCTTACCTGAAACCGTATTTACTGTGTGGCACAACGTATTTCAAAAAGGACAGCTCACCAGCGGCGAAAATTTTCTGGTGCACGGTGGCAGCAGCGGCATTGGTATCACGGCTATTCAATTAGCCGTTGCTTTGGGGGCTAAGGTATTTTCTACGGCGGGTGGCGACGAGAAATGCCGTGCCTGCGAGGAGCTAGGTGCCACGCGCTGCATCAACTACAAAACGCAAGACTTTGAAGCCGAGCTGAAAGGTGAAGGTGTTGACGTTATTTTAGATATGATAGGTGGCGACTATATCGCCAAGAACATTCGTCTGCTCCGGCCAGATGGGCGCCTGGAGTTCATCAACGCTATGCAAGGTCCTACTGCTGACATCAACGTGCTGGACATCATGGCGCGCCGCCTTACCATCAGCGGAAGTACTCTGCGTCCACGCAGCGCCGACTTCAAAGCTGAGCTAGCCGCTGACATTGAAAAACAGGTGTGGCCGCTGCTAGCCGCAGGCAAGTTTAAACCGATGATTTACAAAGTGTTTCCGCTAAGCGAAGCGGCCGAAGCACACCACCTAATGGAGAGCAGTGCCCATATCGGTAAGATCATGCTCCGAATTGAATAA
- the mtaB gene encoding tRNA (N(6)-L-threonylcarbamoyladenosine(37)-C(2))-methylthiotransferase MtaB, with the protein MDTRKVAFYTLGCKLNFSETSAIGRQFEERGFRKVAFEEAADIYVINTCSVTDHADRKCRKVVKEALKHNPDAFVTIVGCYAQLKPQEIAEIPGVHAVLGAAEKFQLVDILAGFEKPASGKGQVYASPISEATEFHAAHSFGDRTRTFLKVQDGCDYSCSFCTIPLARGKSRSGSVQSVVERVQKLAETEVQEIVLTGVNLGDFGLQGPERERHESFFDLVRALDEVDGINRFRISSCEPNLLTDEIIRFVADSKRFMPHFHIPLQSGSDKILGLMRRRYRRALYASRIALIKEVMPHACIGVDVIVGFPGETEEDFLDTYHFLNELDVSYLHVFPYSERANTLAPSLPGRVHDGERHRRTTMLRSLSEKKKRFFYEQHLGAETEVLFEDDVTNGQMEGFTPNYIRVTAKYDPLLVGERKRLRLTAVNAQGQMEAEELGVEVFQH; encoded by the coding sequence ATGGATACCAGAAAAGTTGCCTTTTATACGCTGGGCTGCAAGCTCAATTTCTCGGAGACTTCTGCCATTGGGCGGCAGTTTGAGGAGCGCGGCTTTCGCAAGGTGGCCTTCGAGGAGGCTGCCGATATTTACGTCATCAACACGTGCTCCGTCACTGACCACGCCGACCGCAAGTGCCGCAAGGTGGTGAAAGAAGCGTTGAAGCATAACCCCGATGCTTTTGTAACGATTGTGGGCTGCTACGCCCAGCTCAAGCCCCAGGAAATTGCTGAAATTCCGGGCGTGCACGCCGTGCTAGGTGCCGCCGAAAAGTTTCAGTTAGTAGATATTCTGGCTGGGTTTGAGAAGCCCGCGAGCGGCAAGGGCCAAGTGTATGCTAGCCCGATCAGCGAAGCAACGGAGTTTCACGCAGCGCACTCGTTTGGCGACCGGACCCGCACGTTCCTAAAGGTGCAGGACGGCTGTGACTACTCTTGTTCGTTCTGCACCATTCCGCTGGCCCGGGGCAAAAGCCGTTCGGGCAGTGTGCAGAGCGTGGTGGAGCGCGTGCAGAAGCTAGCCGAAACCGAAGTGCAAGAAATCGTACTAACGGGAGTTAACCTCGGTGACTTTGGTTTGCAAGGTCCGGAGCGAGAGCGGCACGAGAGCTTCTTTGACCTGGTGCGTGCCCTCGACGAGGTGGACGGCATCAACCGATTCCGCATCTCCTCGTGCGAGCCCAATTTGCTCACCGACGAGATTATTCGCTTCGTAGCGGACTCGAAGCGCTTCATGCCCCACTTCCACATTCCGCTGCAAAGCGGCTCCGACAAGATTTTGGGGCTGATGCGCCGCCGCTACCGGCGGGCGCTTTACGCTAGCCGCATCGCCCTGATCAAAGAAGTGATGCCGCACGCCTGCATCGGAGTGGATGTGATTGTGGGTTTTCCCGGCGAAACCGAAGAGGATTTTTTGGATACCTACCATTTCCTCAACGAGCTAGACGTGAGCTACCTGCACGTATTCCCCTATTCGGAGCGTGCTAACACCCTCGCTCCTAGCCTGCCCGGCCGCGTGCACGACGGCGAGCGACACCGCCGCACCACCATGCTGCGCTCCCTGTCAGAGAAGAAAAAGCGCTTCTTCTACGAGCAGCACCTAGGTGCCGAAACAGAAGTACTCTTCGAGGACGATGTGACCAACGGTCAGATGGAAGGATTTACGCCCAATTATATCCGCGTTACGGCCAAATACGATCCGCTGCTCGTAGGCGAGCGGAAGCGCCTGCGCTTGACAGCTGTCAATGCGCAAGGACAAATGGAGGCCGAGGAGCTAGGAGTTGAGGTATTTCAACACTAG
- the ispG gene encoding (E)-4-hydroxy-3-methylbut-2-enyl-diphosphate synthase, translating into MNKTYCPSLTEYKRRLSREVKIGDVPMGGLNPIRVQSMTTVDTMDTLGSVEQTLRMVEAGCEYVRITAPSVKEAQNLLEIKKELRKRGCNVPLIADIHFTPNAAELAARIVEKVRVNPGNYADKKKFDIIEYTDATYAAEVERIRERFRPLVQICKQYGTAMRIGTNHGSLSDRILSRYGDTPLGMVESALEFLRLCEEENYYDVVLSMKASNTQVMVQAYRLLVQKLDEEGLQPYPLHLGVTEAGEAEDGRIKSAVGIGTLLEDGIGDTVRVSLTEAPEAEAPVAKMLIDRYTNRAAEAKPIAPVVGQEPIDPFQYFRRYTREVLNLGGQNVPRVIVDLSRLPSVEYADLRCAGHLYSAFLDKFQMNDLGADYLYSGQRPVPFMLPNGLKEIVDYSAWLDAGQRAEHFPALTPAEYAVAAARHPQLNFVFHTLGSLTPAALDQLRADSTAVVVLHTDNAHAMPEIRRAFFELLNAGVTCPVIIKREYPALKDEQTQLYAATDVGGLLLDGLGDGVVLSTELLPERSKDEWLTTLDQLNQLSFGILQAARTRMSKTEYISCPSCGRTLFDLQETTAMIRKRTDHLKGVKIGIMGCIVNGPGEMADADYGYVGVGKGKIALYRGQEVIKKSVPEAQAVDDLIELMREDGKWIEPVKLEEPVGA; encoded by the coding sequence ATGAACAAGACGTATTGCCCTAGCCTCACCGAGTACAAACGCCGCCTCAGCCGTGAAGTGAAAATCGGCGACGTGCCCATGGGCGGCCTCAACCCGATTCGGGTGCAGAGCATGACCACCGTGGATACGATGGACACCCTAGGTTCGGTGGAGCAAACCTTGCGCATGGTCGAAGCTGGTTGCGAATACGTGCGCATCACGGCGCCTAGCGTGAAGGAGGCGCAAAACCTGCTCGAAATCAAGAAGGAACTGCGCAAGCGGGGCTGCAACGTGCCACTCATCGCCGACATTCACTTTACGCCTAACGCCGCCGAGCTGGCCGCGCGCATCGTGGAAAAAGTGCGCGTGAACCCCGGCAACTACGCCGACAAGAAGAAGTTCGATATCATTGAATACACCGATGCTACCTACGCCGCTGAGGTAGAGCGCATCCGGGAGCGGTTCCGGCCGCTGGTGCAGATCTGCAAGCAGTACGGCACGGCCATGCGCATCGGCACAAACCACGGCTCGTTGTCCGACCGAATTTTGTCGCGCTACGGCGATACGCCGCTGGGCATGGTAGAGTCGGCCCTGGAGTTTTTGCGCCTGTGCGAGGAAGAAAATTACTACGATGTGGTGCTGAGCATGAAGGCTAGCAACACCCAGGTGATGGTGCAAGCCTACCGCTTGCTCGTGCAAAAGCTCGATGAAGAAGGCCTGCAACCGTACCCCTTGCACCTAGGTGTCACAGAAGCTGGCGAGGCCGAGGATGGCCGCATCAAGAGCGCCGTGGGCATCGGTACGCTGCTGGAAGACGGCATTGGCGACACCGTGCGCGTGTCGCTCACCGAAGCACCAGAGGCCGAAGCACCCGTAGCCAAGATGCTGATTGACCGCTACACCAACCGCGCCGCCGAAGCCAAGCCGATTGCGCCCGTAGTTGGGCAGGAGCCAATTGACCCGTTCCAGTATTTCCGTCGTTACACCCGCGAGGTGCTGAACCTAGGTGGGCAAAACGTACCGCGCGTCATTGTCGATTTGTCGCGCCTGCCCTCGGTGGAGTACGCCGATCTGCGTTGCGCGGGGCACTTGTATTCGGCCTTTCTGGACAAGTTTCAGATGAACGACCTAGGGGCCGACTACCTCTACAGCGGTCAGCGCCCCGTACCGTTTATGCTGCCCAATGGCCTCAAGGAAATCGTGGATTACAGTGCTTGGCTTGATGCTGGTCAGCGCGCCGAGCACTTCCCGGCCCTCACGCCGGCTGAGTACGCCGTAGCTGCTGCTCGCCACCCGCAGCTGAACTTTGTGTTTCACACCCTAGGTTCGCTCACGCCTGCCGCCTTAGATCAGCTGCGCGCCGACAGTACCGCCGTGGTGGTTCTGCACACCGACAACGCCCACGCCATGCCCGAAATCCGGCGGGCGTTTTTCGAGCTGCTCAACGCCGGCGTGACCTGCCCGGTGATTATCAAGCGCGAGTACCCGGCGCTAAAAGACGAGCAGACCCAGCTCTACGCCGCTACCGACGTGGGCGGCCTGCTCCTCGACGGCCTCGGCGACGGTGTGGTGCTAAGCACCGAATTGCTCCCCGAGCGCAGCAAAGACGAGTGGCTCACCACCCTCGACCAGCTCAATCAGCTCAGCTTCGGCATCTTGCAAGCCGCCCGCACGCGCATGAGCAAGACCGAGTACATCAGCTGCCCAAGCTGCGGCCGTACCCTATTCGACCTCCAGGAAACCACCGCCATGATCCGCAAGCGCACCGACCACCTGAAAGGCGTCAAAATCGGCATCATGGGCTGCATCGTGAACGGCCCCGGCGAAATGGCCGACGCCGACTACGGCTACGTGGGTGTGGGCAAAGGCAAAATCGCCCTCTACCGCGGCCAGGAAGTCATCAAGAAGTCCGTCCCCGAAGCACAAGCTGTGGATGACTTAATCGAGCTGATGCGCGAGGATGGTAAATGGATCGAGCCGGTGAAGTTGGAAGAGCCTGTAGGAGCGTAG
- a CDS encoding LTA synthase family protein: protein MPPYLLFAVGSLAGPRFPTDRLIRLYTALALLLVTLLTVTDLELYSAWGFRLDATPLQYLASPTEMAASAGSAPLLLLVVAFLGLLLLGWGLYQKIVGRFSDLPPTFGRGRAALVGLLEMLLLVVPLRGGVQQIPVNQSDVYFSSQPYANHAAINVPWNVANSLFLQNGGPNPYHFMADSMAKRTVRQLYTAAASAPDTATTRLIRQPRPNVLFIILESFTAKLVGSVGGETGVTPNLDSLARTGVLFTNFYASGDRSQKGLVSLLSGYPNQPTTSIIKYPRKTEHLPHLCQSLKAVGYSSHYYYGGELAFANMKSYLITAGYEKFTERTDFTPAQQNSKWGAHDHILFDRILKELPSQRQPFFVTAFTLSSHEPFDIPIPAKFPGTDEAAHFRNSVYYTDWALGRFLHEARTQPWWDNTLIVLVADHGHPLPNNDSNENPSKFHIPLIVAGGALRPEARGRVVTTYGAQTDLAATLLAQLQLPAQDYVWSHNLLQPVTKPFAFYCFNNGFGMVTPTGAVTFDNVARTMMWKAPDQVPNTQLVQGQAYEQASYADFLRK from the coding sequence TTGCCGCCTTACTTACTCTTTGCCGTTGGTAGCTTAGCCGGCCCGCGTTTTCCGACCGACCGACTTATCCGTTTATACACGGCCTTGGCCTTGCTGCTGGTCACGTTGCTTACCGTTACCGACTTGGAGCTTTATAGCGCGTGGGGCTTTCGTCTGGATGCCACGCCGTTACAATACCTAGCTTCGCCAACCGAGATGGCTGCTTCGGCGGGTAGCGCCCCGCTCCTGTTGCTGGTAGTAGCGTTTTTGGGGCTACTACTGCTTGGCTGGGGTCTCTACCAAAAGATTGTAGGACGCTTCTCCGACTTACCGCCCACATTCGGCCGTGGTCGGGCCGCGCTAGTTGGTTTATTAGAAATGCTCTTGCTGGTGGTGCCGTTGCGGGGTGGCGTGCAACAAATCCCGGTCAACCAAAGCGACGTTTACTTTTCCAGTCAGCCTTACGCCAACCACGCGGCTATCAATGTGCCCTGGAACGTGGCCAACTCCCTGTTTTTGCAGAATGGCGGGCCCAACCCGTACCACTTTATGGCCGACAGCATGGCAAAACGTACCGTGCGCCAACTGTACACGGCCGCGGCTTCTGCACCCGATACTGCCACCACCCGTCTGATCCGTCAACCGCGGCCCAACGTGCTGTTTATCATCTTGGAAAGCTTTACCGCCAAGCTAGTAGGAAGCGTAGGTGGTGAAACGGGCGTGACGCCTAACCTAGATAGCCTGGCGCGTACGGGAGTGCTTTTCACTAACTTTTACGCCAGTGGCGACCGTAGTCAAAAGGGGTTAGTCTCCTTGCTGAGCGGCTATCCCAACCAACCCACCACCAGCATCATTAAGTATCCGCGCAAGACGGAACACCTGCCGCACTTGTGTCAGTCGCTGAAGGCAGTGGGCTACAGCTCGCACTATTATTATGGAGGCGAGCTAGCTTTTGCCAACATGAAAAGCTACCTCATCACGGCGGGATACGAAAAATTTACGGAGCGCACCGATTTCACACCGGCGCAGCAGAACTCGAAGTGGGGAGCGCACGACCACATTTTGTTCGACCGCATACTTAAGGAATTACCAAGCCAGCGCCAACCGTTTTTTGTCACGGCCTTCACGCTAAGCAGCCACGAGCCATTCGACATTCCTATCCCGGCCAAATTTCCCGGCACCGACGAAGCGGCTCACTTTCGCAACTCAGTGTACTACACCGATTGGGCCCTAGGTCGCTTTCTGCACGAAGCGCGCACCCAGCCTTGGTGGGATAACACGCTGATCGTGTTAGTGGCCGATCATGGCCACCCGCTGCCCAACAACGATTCCAACGAGAACCCCAGCAAGTTTCACATTCCGCTGATCGTGGCGGGTGGCGCCCTACGCCCCGAAGCGCGCGGACGTGTGGTGACGACGTACGGCGCTCAGACTGACCTAGCGGCCACGCTCCTCGCCCAGCTTCAGCTTCCCGCCCAAGACTACGTTTGGAGCCATAACCTCTTGCAGCCGGTTACTAAGCCATTTGCTTTCTACTGCTTTAATAATGGGTTTGGTATGGTCACGCCAACGGGCGCTGTCACCTTCGATAATGTGGCGCGCACGATGATGTGGAAGGCGCCCGATCAAGTGCCTAATACCCAACTAGTACAGGGCCAGGCGTACGAGCAGGCCTCTTACGCCGACTTTCTGCGCAAATAA
- a CDS encoding glutamine synthetase III encodes MSILRFKALELVDRREPVSVPTTTERRSDSFGKNVFNLEAMRATMPGEYFKKLQAAIKQGTPVERSVADAVASAMKTWAMAKGATHYTHWFQPLTGATAEKHDSFFDLNSDGRPIENFKGSALVQQEPDASSFPNGGIRNTFEARGYTAWDPTSPAFILEAPGTKTLCIPTIFVAYTGEALDYKAPLLKSLAALEKAAVDVCQYFDKDVQRVHTTLGIEQEYFLVDKALYDARPDLVMTQRTLFGHAPAKGQQLEDHYFGSIPSRVHAFMVEFEEEGTKLGIPLRTRHNEVAPNQFECAPTFEDANLAVDHNQLLMDVMDRVAERHHFKVLLHEKPFAGVNGSGKHNNWAMSTDTGVNLFAPGKRPKENLQFLTFFITTIKAVHTYGELLRASIASASNDHRLGANEAPPAIMSVFVGSMLDNVLNELERTAKLPLDKGDNIYLKLGIDKIPAILLDNTDRNRTSPFAFTGNKFELRAVGSSANSSSAMTVLNAIVAEQLILFKQAVDAQLEQGKKKEVAIVDVLREYVISSKDVRFEGNGYSQEWKEEAARRGLANVATTPQALDALVSDAAETLFARHGIFSPVELHARHEILLEEYLKKIQIESRVMGDLAINHIIPTAVAYQTKLITNVKGLRELGLDDESAQVTIDTIKAISRYIATIKTESDAMTNSRKVANKIEDTRERAIAYCDTVKAHFDPIRRAVDKLELMVADEDWPLVKYRELLFRH; translated from the coding sequence ATGTCTATTCTGCGCTTTAAAGCTCTTGAATTAGTTGACCGACGCGAACCAGTATCGGTACCCACCACTACTGAGCGTCGCTCGGATAGTTTCGGTAAAAATGTATTCAACCTGGAGGCCATGCGGGCCACCATGCCAGGAGAATACTTTAAAAAATTACAAGCTGCTATTAAGCAGGGCACGCCAGTAGAGCGGTCGGTGGCCGATGCGGTGGCCTCGGCCATGAAGACGTGGGCCATGGCCAAAGGCGCTACTCACTACACCCACTGGTTCCAGCCCCTGACGGGCGCCACGGCCGAGAAGCACGACTCCTTCTTCGACCTGAATTCCGACGGTCGTCCGATCGAGAACTTCAAGGGCTCAGCGCTGGTGCAGCAGGAGCCCGATGCGTCTTCCTTCCCCAACGGCGGTATCCGCAACACCTTCGAGGCGCGCGGCTACACGGCCTGGGACCCGACCTCGCCCGCTTTCATCTTGGAGGCGCCCGGCACCAAGACCCTGTGCATCCCCACCATCTTTGTGGCCTACACTGGCGAGGCGCTCGACTACAAAGCTCCCCTGCTCAAGTCGCTGGCCGCGCTGGAAAAAGCCGCCGTGGACGTGTGCCAGTACTTCGACAAAGACGTGCAGCGCGTGCACACCACCCTGGGCATCGAGCAGGAGTACTTCCTGGTGGACAAAGCCCTCTATGATGCGCGGCCCGACCTGGTGATGACCCAGCGTACGCTGTTTGGCCACGCCCCGGCCAAGGGTCAGCAGCTGGAGGACCATTACTTCGGCTCCATCCCCAGCCGGGTGCACGCCTTCATGGTCGAGTTCGAGGAAGAAGGCACCAAGCTCGGCATTCCGCTGCGCACGCGCCACAACGAGGTGGCCCCGAACCAGTTTGAGTGCGCCCCCACCTTTGAGGATGCCAACCTGGCCGTGGACCACAACCAGCTCTTGATGGACGTGATGGACCGCGTGGCCGAGCGCCACCACTTCAAGGTGCTCTTGCACGAGAAGCCTTTCGCCGGGGTGAACGGCTCGGGCAAGCATAACAACTGGGCCATGAGCACGGACACGGGCGTGAATCTGTTCGCCCCGGGCAAGCGGCCCAAGGAAAACCTGCAGTTCCTGACCTTCTTCATCACCACCATCAAGGCCGTGCATACCTACGGGGAGCTACTGCGCGCCAGCATTGCTTCGGCCAGCAATGATCACCGCTTGGGAGCCAACGAAGCGCCGCCGGCCATTATGAGTGTGTTCGTGGGCTCGATGCTGGACAACGTGCTCAACGAGCTGGAGCGCACCGCGAAGTTGCCGCTGGACAAGGGTGACAACATCTACCTCAAGCTCGGCATCGACAAGATCCCAGCGATTCTGCTGGACAACACCGACCGTAACCGCACCTCCCCGTTTGCCTTCACCGGCAACAAGTTTGAGCTGCGCGCGGTAGGCTCTTCGGCTAACTCTTCTTCGGCCATGACCGTGTTGAACGCCATTGTGGCTGAGCAGCTCATCCTGTTCAAGCAGGCAGTAGATGCGCAGTTGGAGCAAGGCAAGAAGAAAGAAGTGGCCATTGTGGATGTGTTGCGCGAGTACGTGATCAGCTCCAAGGATGTGCGCTTCGAGGGAAACGGCTACTCGCAGGAATGGAAAGAAGAGGCCGCCCGCCGGGGCTTGGCCAACGTGGCTACCACGCCGCAGGCCCTAGACGCCCTAGTGAGTGATGCCGCCGAGACGCTGTTTGCACGCCACGGCATCTTCTCTCCGGTGGAGCTGCACGCCCGCCATGAGATCTTGCTGGAAGAGTACCTGAAGAAGATTCAGATCGAAAGCCGCGTGATGGGTGACCTAGCTATCAACCACATCATCCCCACGGCCGTTGCGTATCAAACTAAGCTGATTACCAACGTAAAAGGCTTACGTGAGCTAGGTCTGGATGACGAAAGCGCTCAAGTAACCATTGATACCATCAAGGCCATCTCGCGCTACATTGCAACGATCAAGACAGAGTCTGATGCAATGACCAACAGCCGCAAAGTGGCCAACAAGATAGAAGATACACGGGAGCGGGCCATTGCCTACTGCGACACCGTGAAAGCACACTTCGACCCCATTCGCCGCGCCGTAGACAAGCTGGAGCTGATGGTGGCCGATGAGGACTGGCCGCTGGTTAAGTACCGCGAACTCTTGTTCCGGCACTAG
- a CDS encoding NAD-dependent epimerase/dehydratase family protein yields the protein MKIKAIVTGATGMVGEGVLHECLNHPDVEQVLSVSRKPSGVTHPKLREIVHSDFQDLSPIQDQLTGYNACFFCLGVSSVGMKQPEYRRLTYDLTLHFAETLLPRNPDLTFCYVSGAGTDSTGHGRSMWARVKGQTENKLLGLGFRQAYMFRPGFMKATPGLKNVLPMYKYTNWLYPILRRFTPQYVSTLQELGLAMINVVREGYSKSVLEVPDIVALAKA from the coding sequence ATGAAGATCAAAGCTATTGTAACCGGCGCGACCGGCATGGTGGGAGAGGGCGTGCTGCACGAATGCCTGAACCACCCTGATGTGGAACAGGTGCTATCCGTCAGCCGCAAACCGAGCGGCGTGACGCACCCAAAGCTGCGCGAAATCGTGCACAGCGACTTTCAGGATCTGTCGCCCATTCAAGACCAGCTTACCGGCTATAACGCCTGCTTTTTCTGCCTAGGCGTGTCATCGGTGGGGATGAAGCAGCCGGAGTACCGCCGCCTGACTTACGACCTGACGCTGCACTTCGCCGAAACGCTGCTGCCCCGCAACCCCGACCTCACGTTCTGCTACGTATCGGGTGCCGGCACCGATAGCACTGGCCACGGCCGTAGCATGTGGGCCCGCGTGAAAGGGCAAACGGAGAATAAACTGCTGGGCCTAGGTTTTCGCCAAGCGTACATGTTTCGGCCCGGCTTCATGAAGGCAACACCGGGCTTGAAGAACGTGTTACCCATGTATAAATACACCAACTGGCTCTATCCAATACTTCGCAGGTTCACGCCGCAGTACGTTTCCACGCTGCAAGAGCTAGGTTTGGCCATGATTAACGTCGTGCGCGAGGGCTACTCGAAATCGGTGTTGGAAGTGCCAGATATAGTAGCGCTGGCAAAAGCCTGA
- a CDS encoding lactonase family protein produces MSHHSHSRRSFLKITGLGLATLPFAAQAAALARKEQTYLVYVGTFAQPDAESIFLYRLDATTGTLTRVGATKAGANPTYFTLDPKQQFLYTVNETNEYKGDKSGSVRAYAINKKTGGLTLLNEQSSFGPGPCYISLDHTNKEVLVANYAGGSICALPVQANGQLGAPSATVQHTGSGPHKNQNVPHAHCFFADPNNKFGLAVDLGIDKVLAYPLDPANGKFSTNATTAFTTAPGAGPRHLTFHSNNRWAYLINELNSTVTALAYDATKGTFVELQTLSALPAGYTGESYCADIHVSPNGKFLYGSNRGHNSIVVYAIDQRSGKLTLVQHADTQGKYPRNFTLDPSGRIALVGNQNTNNITTYRVDSQTGKLTPTGVNVELPAPVCLKVIPDFLVS; encoded by the coding sequence ATGAGCCACCACTCCCATTCGCGCCGCAGCTTTCTGAAAATCACCGGCCTAGGTTTAGCAACGCTGCCGTTCGCCGCTCAGGCGGCTGCGTTGGCGCGAAAAGAGCAAACTTACCTGGTGTACGTTGGCACTTTCGCCCAACCCGACGCTGAAAGTATTTTCCTCTACCGCCTTGATGCTACCACAGGCACTCTCACGCGTGTAGGAGCCACCAAGGCCGGAGCCAACCCAACGTATTTTACGCTTGACCCAAAACAGCAGTTTCTATATACCGTCAACGAAACGAACGAATACAAAGGTGACAAAAGCGGCTCTGTTCGCGCGTATGCTATCAATAAGAAAACGGGCGGTTTGACGCTGCTCAACGAGCAATCGTCCTTCGGACCAGGCCCGTGCTACATTAGTCTCGACCACACGAACAAAGAGGTATTGGTTGCCAACTACGCTGGGGGCAGCATCTGTGCTCTACCAGTGCAGGCCAACGGTCAGCTTGGCGCTCCTTCCGCTACTGTACAACACACCGGCTCCGGTCCGCACAAAAACCAGAACGTACCCCACGCGCACTGCTTCTTTGCCGACCCCAACAACAAGTTTGGCCTAGCCGTCGACCTAGGTATTGACAAGGTGCTGGCGTACCCGTTAGACCCCGCAAACGGCAAATTCTCGACGAATGCCACCACGGCATTTACCACTGCACCGGGCGCTGGGCCGCGGCACCTTACTTTCCACTCTAATAATCGCTGGGCTTACCTCATCAACGAGCTTAACTCCACGGTAACCGCTCTGGCGTACGATGCGACTAAAGGAACCTTCGTCGAACTGCAAACTTTGTCGGCGCTGCCAGCTGGTTATACTGGCGAGAGCTACTGCGCGGATATCCACGTTTCACCCAACGGCAAGTTTCTCTACGGGTCGAATCGGGGTCACAACAGCATTGTGGTCTACGCCATTGACCAGCGTAGTGGCAAGCTCACTCTCGTACAACACGCTGATACGCAAGGCAAATACCCTCGTAACTTCACTCTCGACCCCAGCGGCCGCATTGCCTTAGTAGGTAATCAGAACACGAATAACATCACCACCTACCGCGTCGACAGTCAAACAGGAAAGCTCACGCCAACAGGCGTTAATGTGGAGCTACCAGCGCCAGTTTGCCTGAAGGTCATTCCCGATTTTTTGGTAAGCTAG
- a CDS encoding DUF6678 family protein — protein sequence MEDKYKSIETLKKVSDLIVKTNCSVRLKVIDNSEPERWGGMVGFPSMNYLEINGPVHVGEIEWLDIDPIEVKHIGRLVKPKIIDHQDSLSSSLEEVGLEYVIVDGVFRIFIKNIS from the coding sequence ATGGAAGACAAGTATAAGTCAATAGAGACACTGAAGAAGGTAAGTGATTTGATTGTTAAGACTAATTGTTCTGTTAGGCTTAAAGTAATTGATAATTCAGAGCCTGAAAGATGGGGAGGGATGGTAGGGTTCCCAAGTATGAATTATCTTGAAATCAATGGTCCTGTCCATGTTGGTGAAATAGAATGGTTAGATATTGACCCAATTGAGGTAAAGCATATTGGAAGATTAGTAAAGCCTAAGATTATTGATCATCAAGATTCTTTGTCTTCTTCTTTAGAAGAAGTGGGTTTGGAATATGTTATAGTTGATGGTGTATTTCGAATATTTATAAAGAATATATCATAG